The window AACGCCCACCGCGGGCGAGGTCCGGCTCGCGGGCGCCACGCTCGACCAGTACGGGCCCGAGCGGCTGGGCCGTCATATTGGCTGCCTGCCGCAGGACGTGCGCTTTTTCGATGGCACGGTCGCCGAGAACATCGCCCACATGGCGCTGGAGCCCGATGCCGGGCGCGTTGTTGAAGCCGCCAAGCTGGCCCGAGTGCACGAGATCGTGCTGCGCCTTCCCAATGGGTACGATACGCCCCTTGTGGAGGGCAGTGTGCTGTTGTCGGGCGGCCAACGCCAGCGCCTGGCCCTTGCGCGTGCGCTCTATCACGACCCCGTGCTTCTGGTGCTGGACGAGCCGAACTCGGCCCTCGACGCCGAAGGCTCCGAGGCCCTCAATGCCGTGGTCAGCGACATGAAGAAGGCCGGGAAATCGGTGCTCATCATGACCCATCGGCCCTCGGCCATCGCGGTCTGCGACCGGCTGCTCGTGATCGATGGCGGCATGCAGAAGGCCCTTGGCCCGCGCGACGAGATCGTGCGCTCGCTGATGAAGAACGCCGGCAACGTGCAGCGCGCGATGGACGGCGCTCGGGGGCTGGGGCCGCGGCTCCGGCCGCAGCGCGACAGGAGGTTGGCGAATGAGCCGTCCGACGCTTCCTTCAGCGCGCCTGCCGCTCGTTGTCGGCGCGGTCGCGATCCTGCTGCTGGTCGGCGGGCTCGGCGTCTGGAGCATCGCGACCAACATCGCCGGCGCCGTCGTCGCAACCGGGACTGTCAAGGTCGAGAGCGAGCGTCAGGTGGTCCAGCATCCCGACGGCGGCGTGGTGGGCGAGATCCTGGCCAAGGATGGCGACGAGGTGAAGGCGGGCGACGTGCTGCTGCGCCTCGACGGTACCTTTCTGCGCTCGGAATTGGCCATCGTCGAGAGACAGCTTTTCGAGATTGAGGTGCGCAAGGCGCGGCTGATGGCCGAGCGCGACGGGGTCGAGACGCTGGATATCGGCGAGGTGTCGGGCTTCGACAATCTCGACCCGGACTGGATACGCGGCCAGATCGAGGGGCAGAAAAGCCTGTTCGTGGCGCGCCGCGCCGCGCTTGCCCAGGAACTGGAGCAAATCGACGAGCAGAAGACCCAGATCGAGAACCAGATCGAGGGGTCCAAGGCCCAGATCGCGGCGCTGGAAAGACAGCTCGGCCTTGTGGAACGCGAACTGACCGACAAGGAGACGCTCTTCGCCCAGAACCTCGTACCCGTGGGCCAGGTTCTGGCGCTGCAGCGCGACGAGGCGGGGCTCGAGGGCGATATCGGGCGGCTGACCTCGCAGGTGGCCGAGAGCCGGGCGCGCATTTCGGAACTGTCCGTGCAGGCGCTGCGCCTGGCGGAAAGCCGGCGCGAAGAGGCGATCACCCAGTTGCGCGACCTGCAATACAGCGAGATCGAATTGGAGGAGCGCCGCCTCAGCCTGATCGAGCAGCTGTCGCGGCTGGACGTGCGCAGCCCTACCGATGGCGTGGTGTTCGGCTCGTCGATTTTCGCGGTGCGCGCGGTGGTCCAACCGGCCGAGCCGATGATGTACGTGGTCCCCGGCGGGCAGGCGCTGCTGGTCTCGGCGCGCATTGAGACGACCGATATCGACCAGGTCTTCCCGGGGCAGCCGGTCTTCCTGCGGCTGACAACGTTCGACGCGCGCACGACCCCGGAAGTGCCGGGCGAGGTGCTGCGCATCTCGGCCGACGCGCTCACCGACGAGGCGACCAAGCAGACCTATTACGAGGCCGTGATCCTGCCCGACACCTCGGTGCTGGAGGACATGCCCGGAGTTGAACTGTTGCCCGGCATGCCGGCGGAGGCGTTCCTGCGCACCCGCGACCGCACCCCGCTCTCTTACCTCCTTCGCCCCATCGCGGTATATTTCGAACGCGCCTTCCGCGAGGAGTAGTTCACAATAGCGTATCCGCGCGAGACCCAGGAGATGGTGTTCGACGCGCATGACAGGGCCTTCGCGTTCTTCGGCGGCGCCTGTGCTCGCGGAATCTATGATGTCAATCGGCATCCATGTTTGGATGCCCCCTTCGACGCAAGGATTTTCTGACCTTCTGAGCATGTGATCGGGTGGCCGCTCCCCCACAAGACACGTCGCTAACGACGTCGTTATGCACGTGTCTTAGCTCGCGACCCCGCCGTCAGGCAGGCGGCTTCAATCGGGCGGATACCGACAACCGCAGCTTACGGCAGATCTGCTTGATCGACTTGCCGTCGACGAAATGCGCACGCCTGATCTTCGCGATCGTCTCCACAACCAACATCCCCTGACTGCTCCCTCATGCCTTTGAGAAAGCTTCTGATCAGAAGTATCAGGGGGGTCACTTTGGGACGCCGATCACCCCAAGATGGGGGTCAATTTTGATGGGGTGGATGCCCCCGCCCGACGGCATCGCGATTTGCCAGGATGGTGATGCTGAAGTCACCATAGAAAGAGGAGGCATCCATGAATGAGGTTAGCATCGTCGGCGTCGACCTGGCAAAGCAGGTCTTTCAGGTTCACGGCGCTGCGGCGGACGGGCGGGTGCTGTTCCGCAAGAAATTGTCACGCCCGCAGTTCGCGAAGTTCATGGCGGCCCTGCCTCGGTGCGTCGTGGCGATGGAGGCCTGCGGCACCGCGCATTACTGGGGCCGGGAGTTGGCCGGGCACGGGCATGACGTCCGGCTCATCCCGCCGGTCTATGTGAAGCCGTTCGTGAAGCGGCAGAAGAACGATGCGGCCGATGCGGAAGCCGTCGCCGAGGCGGCCCTGCGCCCGACGATGCGCAGCGTGGCTGTGAAGACGGCCGGACAACAGGCGCGGGCGATGCTTTTCCGGACCCGCGATCTGCTCGTCGGACAGCGCACCCAGTTGATCAATGCACTCCGCGGCCATCTTGCCGAGCATGGCATCGTTCTGGCCAGGGGCATCGGCAATATCGACCGTCTCGCCACGCGCCTCGAAGAAGAAGGCCTTCCCGATCTGGTCCGGGACCTGGGGCGGCTCTACCTCCACCGGATCGCCGGTCTCAGCGACGAAATCGACAAGCTGGACGGGCGCATCGCGGCCGCCGCGAAGGAAAGCGATGTCGCGCGCAGACTTCAGACGATGCCGGGGATCGGTCCGGTCTGTGCCATGGCGATCGCCACCTTCGCGCCCGACATGCGGGAATTCCGCCGGGCGCGCGATTTCTCGGCCTGGCTCGGGCTCGTTCCCCGGCAACATTCCAGCGGCGGCAAGCAGAAGCTCGGCCGCACCTCCAAGATGGGCCAACGCGACATCCGGCGCCTGCTGATCGTGGGGGCGATGTCCGTCGTGCATTGGCGAGGGCGCGATGGCGGCAGGCCCGGGTCGTGGCTCTCCCGCATGCTGGCCCGGAAACCGCGCATGCTGGTCGCGATCGCCCTGGCCAACAAGATGGCCCGGATGGTCTGGGCCATGCTCTCGCGCAACGAGGACTACCGGGGTCCGGTCGGCGATGTGAGGAGGACGACGACCAGCATGGGCAAATGATCGACAAGATCCGGAACGGGAAACCCAGTGGCGTCCAACGAGCCCGAACTCGCAATTTTGATCTGGACCCCGGTCCGCGCATCACCATACCGGCCCGCGGCATGTCACGGCCGCACCTCAGAGGCCTGAAACATGACCGCATCCGATCACATGCTCAGAAGGTCAGAAAGTCCTTGCATCGAAGGGGGCATCCAAACATGCATGCCGCTCCACACGCTGTTCCGATGGGGAGAAACCCTCCCTTACGGTTCTTCGTGCCGCGGCCGAAGTTCAGATCCTATGCCGAACTGAACGCCTGGCTCGAGGACCGATGCATCGCCTACGCCAAAGCGTACCAGTTCTGAAGGAAGTAGACCCTCAGCATCGTCTCCAGCGGCATCGGCGGGCTCCCGCCCTTCGGCTCCGCCTTCGGATAGTGCGGCGCGATCAACGCCAGGACTCGGTCCCACGGAGCCACCGCATCCATCTCCGCTAAGAACTGCCCGCGCCGCGTCACCTTCTTCTTCATCGCATCACGCAGACCGGGAATGGCGGGCTGTTTCGGCATCAGGAGGCTCCTCGTTACATTGCCGGAGTCTACCAGATCAGGCGGCCACAGCGAGATTCTTCAGACGTTCCTCGACTTGCGCTTGGTGATCATCGCCTTCTCCTCTCGCCGGACGGTCGCGAATATTGGCCGATCGAGGCCGGCAAGAAGCGAGATCACGGGAAGGGGCGTAAAATCAGGCAGAATCGAGGAAATTCCGCGGGTCCTCAGGAGGTTGCGGCACTGCCTGATTTTTATCGTGTATAAGCGGGTAAAATTTTTTAGAGAAATTTTCTGATTCATGGCGCATGCGCTACGAATGGCGCTAAAGTTTGGCGTTTCGAAAAGATATTAAAATTCCCTCTGGAGCGGCATCATAATCATGTGATATTTGGATTTGGGTAGTTATATCAATATGTTAAAATATATAAATTGCTTTATGGATTTGTGCTGAGGTGAAAATATGTGAAATTTTATATTTTGCTTTGTGGCAAAAGATATGACGGCAAGAGCTGATTAATCTCTCGGGGTGAAAAGAGCGGAAGATTTGCCGCGCAAGGTCACCCACTGAGAGAGAGAGAACGATGCTTCCGCTCAAGCCAAAGACGGGCCTCCCCATATCCGAATATGACTCTTTGACAAGTGGAGAAACCACACTCCAGTCGAGCGAGGTATCTTATTTAGGCTCTCTTGATTTCGGGGCACTGGATATCGCGGGATTCCAGCCCGGCTCCCAGGACATGGGCGCCCACGCGGCCTCGGCCGATGGCCTGACGCTGACGCAGTCGAGCCAGAGCTGGGAACAGATCACCGGCGCGTTCACCGTCACCGAGGACACCCGCCTGTCCTTCGACTTCGCCGCCTCCAAGGCCGGCGAAATCCACGCCATCATGTTCGCCAACGGCGAAACCCTGTCGGAAGCGACCACGATCCAGCTGCTCGGCTCCCAGGCCTTCGGCATGCAGGACTACGCCGATTACGAGGCCGGGTCGGGGCTGCGCCATTACGACATCGCCCTGGGCGACCACTTCACCGGCAGCTTCGACCGCATCGTCTTCCTCACCGACGACGATGCCGGCCTGGGCGCCGACAGCACCTGGGCAAACGTCACCCTGCAGACCGGGACGGACGGCGCCGAGGCGGGCTCGGCCCTCGATTTCGGGGCACTGGATATCGCGGGATTCCAGCCCGGCTCCCAGGACATGGGCGCCCACGCGGCCTCGGCCGATGGCCTGACGCTGACGCAGTCGAGCCAGAGCTGGGAACAGATCACCGGCGCGTTCACCGTCACCGAGGACACCCGCCTGTCCTTCGACTTCGCCGCCTCCAAGGCCGGCGAAATCCACGCCATCATGTTCGCCAACGGCGAAACCCTGTCGGAAGCGACCACGATCCAGCTGCTCGGCTCCCAGGCCTTCGGCATGCAGGACTACGCCGATTACGAGGCCGGGTCGGGGCTGCGCCATTACGACATCGCCCTGGGCGACCACTTCACCGGCAGCTTCGACCGCATCGTCTTCCTCACCGACGACGATGCCGGCCTGGGCGCCGACAGCACCTGGGCAAACGTCACCCTGCAGACCGGGACGGACGGCGCCGAGGCGGGCTCGGCCCTCGATTTCGGGGCACTGGATATCGCGGGATTCCAGCCCGGCTCCCAGGACATGGGCGCCCACGCGGCCTCGGCCGATGGCCTGACGCTGACGCAGTCGAGCCAGAGCTGGGAACAGATCACCGGCGCGTTCACCGTCACCGAGGACACCCGCCTGTCCTTCGACTTCGCCGCCTCCAAGGCCGGCGAAATCCACGCCATCATGTTCGCCAACGGCGAAACCCTGTCGGAAGCGACCACGATCCAGCTGCTCGGCTCCCAGGCCTTCGGCATGCAGGACTACGCCGATTACGAGGCCGGGTCGGGGCTGCGCCATTACGACATCGCCCTGGGCGACCACTTCACCGGCAGCTTCGACCGCATCGTCTTCCTCACCGACGACGATGCCGGCCTGGGCGCCGACAGCACCTGGGCAAACGTCACCCTGCAGACCGGGACGGACGGCGCCGAGGCGGGCTCGGCCCTCG of the Rhodovulum sp. ES.010 genome contains:
- a CDS encoding HlyD family type I secretion periplasmic adaptor subunit; translation: MSRPTLPSARLPLVVGAVAILLLVGGLGVWSIATNIAGAVVATGTVKVESERQVVQHPDGGVVGEILAKDGDEVKAGDVLLRLDGTFLRSELAIVERQLFEIEVRKARLMAERDGVETLDIGEVSGFDNLDPDWIRGQIEGQKSLFVARRAALAQELEQIDEQKTQIENQIEGSKAQIAALERQLGLVERELTDKETLFAQNLVPVGQVLALQRDEAGLEGDIGRLTSQVAESRARISELSVQALRLAESRREEAITQLRDLQYSEIELEERRLSLIEQLSRLDVRSPTDGVVFGSSIFAVRAVVQPAEPMMYVVPGGQALLVSARIETTDIDQVFPGQPVFLRLTTFDARTTPEVPGEVLRISADALTDEATKQTYYEAVILPDTSVLEDMPGVELLPGMPAEAFLRTRDRTPLSYLLRPIAVYFERAFREE
- a CDS encoding integrase; protein product: MLVVETIAKIRRAHFVDGKSIKQICRKLRLSVSARLKPPA
- a CDS encoding IS110 family transposase, which encodes MNEVSIVGVDLAKQVFQVHGAAADGRVLFRKKLSRPQFAKFMAALPRCVVAMEACGTAHYWGRELAGHGHDVRLIPPVYVKPFVKRQKNDAADAEAVAEAALRPTMRSVAVKTAGQQARAMLFRTRDLLVGQRTQLINALRGHLAEHGIVLARGIGNIDRLATRLEEEGLPDLVRDLGRLYLHRIAGLSDEIDKLDGRIAAAAKESDVARRLQTMPGIGPVCAMAIATFAPDMREFRRARDFSAWLGLVPRQHSSGGKQKLGRTSKMGQRDIRRLLIVGAMSVVHWRGRDGGRPGSWLSRMLARKPRMLVAIALANKMARMVWAMLSRNEDYRGPVGDVRRTTTSMGK